A section of the Roseivirga sp. BDSF3-8 genome encodes:
- a CDS encoding pinensin family lanthipeptide, which produces MKKDKLSLDQLNVKSFTTSAAARSRGGAYSDLCIPDGETVDYTACYGDRQCQIYDTAGMCQ; this is translated from the coding sequence ATGAAGAAAGACAAATTATCCCTCGATCAGCTTAATGTGAAAAGCTTTACTACCTCTGCTGCTGCCAGATCCAGGGGCGGCGCCTATTCCGATCTTTGTATTCCCGATGGCGAGACAGTTGATTATACAGCATGTTATGGTGATCGTCAATGCCAGATCTACGATACCGCAGGTATGTGCCAGTAA
- a CDS encoding efflux RND transporter permease subunit has product MQLVKTSIKRPTIVVVLFTILLALGAFSYTQLNYELIPKISSPIVSVVTVYPGASPYEVENSVTKEIEDAVSSMEGIKKITSNSMESVSVVTVELEQSMDVDLSLQEAQRKINAMISNLPDDVETPSLGKFDLGDLPIMRLGVAADVSPTVLYDMVDQKIVPELSRIPGVAQVNVLGGQEREIRVNINEEQLQAQQLSILQIRQAIEGANMDFPTGKIKQADQQTTIRLTGKYSSLEQMRNLVIVTRPDGSLVRLRDVAEVQDTKKDAEIYSRVNGENAIGLTIQKQSDANAVEISELAKAKMAELEQTFDSNGLAFNIASDSSDFTLEAAEGVMHDLVIAIVLVAFIMLLFLHSLRTAVIVMVSVPMSIIATLTGMYLFGFSLNLMSLLALSLVVGILVDDAIVVIENIYRHMEMGKNRIQAAYDGVREIGVTVVSITLVIIAVFVPIALTGGTVGDLLLQFSITVALSTALSLLVAFTVIPLLASRFAKVEHLNKKSLVGRVVNGFEGIVTGFENSMTGSLRWAFNHKAIVLIGSLLLFAGSFMLVGAGFIGSEFVASGDRGEFIIEVEMPKKSSLENTNFTAMEIERFLSRYDVVQSVTTTVGQTSGRMSSSTEPFKAEVMVTLIDKDKREVSTDIFSREVKIALEENIPGAKIKPVPVSIMGTADDAPIQVILEGSDLDQLLAYSQVVMDSLTGIEGTTEIQTSVDEGNPEIKVEVDREKMADLGLTMQMVGGTMQTAFSGSQETKYRDGVDEYDISIQLDQFDRENADDIRKLTLINNRGEAVQLGQFVTVIEGSGPSRLERLDRTTTVTVKAQVVGRPVGTVGTEVNEMVARLDMPEGVDYQMGGQLERQGEAFGSLFIALFASLALVYLIMVALYDSYAYPFVVMFSLPLAIIGALLALALTGSSLSIFSILGMIMLIGLVAKNAILVVDFTNQLKAAGLEVKQALIKATQVRIRPILMTTLAMAIGMLPIALASGAGAEWKNGLAWVLIGGLTSSMFLTLIVVPVIYYLMDRVLATFGWDKQTEIVLEETPMEELNTEIEESLAQAQKHQPRPEVHAV; this is encoded by the coding sequence ATGCAACTAGTTAAAACATCTATAAAGCGGCCTACGATCGTGGTGGTACTGTTTACGATACTGCTGGCCCTGGGCGCTTTCAGCTATACTCAGCTTAATTATGAGCTTATCCCTAAGATCAGCTCGCCTATCGTATCTGTCGTAACGGTGTACCCGGGTGCTTCTCCCTATGAGGTGGAAAACTCGGTAACCAAAGAGATAGAAGACGCTGTGTCTTCTATGGAAGGAATTAAAAAGATTACTTCTAACTCCATGGAAAGCGTATCTGTGGTGACGGTGGAGCTGGAGCAAAGTATGGACGTGGACCTGTCTCTGCAGGAGGCTCAGCGTAAGATCAATGCTATGATAAGTAATCTGCCGGATGATGTGGAGACGCCATCACTGGGAAAGTTTGACCTGGGCGACCTGCCTATTATGAGGCTGGGGGTTGCGGCAGATGTGTCTCCTACGGTGCTGTATGACATGGTGGACCAGAAAATAGTGCCTGAGCTGTCCAGGATACCGGGGGTGGCACAGGTAAATGTCCTTGGTGGGCAGGAGCGTGAGATCAGGGTAAATATAAATGAGGAACAGCTACAGGCGCAGCAACTGAGCATTCTGCAGATCCGTCAGGCTATAGAGGGAGCGAATATGGACTTCCCTACGGGTAAGATCAAACAGGCGGACCAGCAGACTACGATCAGGCTTACGGGTAAGTACTCTTCCCTGGAGCAGATGCGTAATCTGGTGATTGTGACGCGGCCCGACGGCTCGCTGGTAAGGCTGAGGGATGTGGCGGAAGTACAGGACACGAAGAAGGACGCTGAAATTTACAGCCGTGTAAACGGGGAGAACGCTATAGGCCTGACGATACAGAAACAAAGTGACGCCAATGCGGTGGAGATCAGTGAGCTTGCCAAGGCCAAAATGGCGGAACTGGAGCAAACGTTTGACAGCAACGGCCTTGCATTTAACATTGCCAGTGATAGTTCGGACTTTACACTGGAAGCTGCAGAAGGAGTAATGCATGACCTGGTTATCGCGATTGTGCTGGTGGCCTTCATCATGCTGCTCTTCCTGCACAGCTTACGTACGGCTGTGATTGTGATGGTGTCGGTACCGATGTCTATCATAGCGACTCTTACAGGAATGTACCTGTTTGGCTTCTCGCTGAACCTGATGTCTCTACTGGCGCTGTCTCTTGTAGTAGGTATTCTGGTAGATGATGCTATTGTGGTGATAGAAAACATCTACCGCCATATGGAGATGGGCAAGAACCGGATACAGGCTGCTTATGATGGTGTACGCGAGATCGGGGTAACGGTGGTATCAATCACCCTGGTGATCATTGCGGTGTTTGTGCCTATCGCGCTTACGGGTGGTACGGTGGGTGACTTGCTGCTTCAGTTCTCTATTACTGTGGCACTGAGTACAGCACTGAGCCTGCTGGTAGCCTTCACGGTGATCCCCTTGCTGGCCTCACGCTTTGCGAAGGTGGAGCACCTGAACAAAAAATCTCTTGTGGGACGAGTGGTAAATGGCTTTGAGGGCATTGTTACGGGTTTTGAAAACAGCATGACGGGCAGCCTCAGGTGGGCTTTTAACCATAAAGCGATCGTACTGATTGGCTCTCTGCTGCTTTTTGCCGGCAGCTTCATGCTTGTGGGAGCAGGCTTTATCGGTAGTGAATTTGTGGCGTCGGGTGACCGGGGTGAATTCATCATCGAGGTGGAGATGCCGAAAAAATCGTCATTGGAAAACACGAACTTTACGGCGATGGAAATAGAGCGTTTCCTAAGCCGGTATGATGTGGTGCAGTCTGTGACCACGACGGTAGGCCAAACCAGCGGCCGCATGTCGAGCTCTACTGAGCCGTTCAAAGCGGAGGTGATGGTTACGCTCATAGATAAGGACAAGCGTGAGGTAAGCACGGATATCTTTTCCCGTGAGGTAAAAATAGCCCTGGAGGAGAATATCCCGGGGGCTAAGATCAAGCCGGTGCCTGTAAGTATCATGGGTACTGCGGATGATGCGCCTATCCAGGTGATACTGGAAGGGTCTGACCTGGACCAGCTCCTGGCCTACTCTCAGGTGGTAATGGACAGCCTTACAGGTATTGAGGGTACTACGGAGATACAGACGAGTGTGGATGAGGGCAACCCTGAGATCAAGGTGGAGGTAGACCGTGAGAAAATGGCTGACCTGGGCCTGACGATGCAAATGGTAGGTGGTACTATGCAGACGGCCTTTAGTGGTTCGCAGGAAACGAAATACCGTGACGGGGTGGATGAATATGATATCAGCATTCAACTGGACCAGTTTGACCGTGAGAATGCAGACGACATTCGCAAGCTGACGCTCATCAATAACCGTGGCGAGGCTGTACAGCTGGGGCAGTTTGTAACTGTGATAGAAGGCTCTGGCCCCAGCCGTCTGGAGCGCCTGGACAGAACTACTACGGTAACGGTAAAAGCTCAGGTGGTAGGGCGCCCGGTGGGTACTGTGGGTACGGAAGTTAACGAAATGGTGGCACGACTGGACATGCCTGAGGGGGTGGACTACCAGATGGGTGGCCAGCTTGAACGTCAGGGGGAAGCATTTGGCAGCCTCTTCATTGCTCTTTTTGCTTCGCTTGCTTTGGTGTACCTGATTATGGTAGCTCTGTATGACAGCTACGCTTACCCTTTTGTGGTGATGTTCTCATTGCCGCTTGCGATAATCGGTGCGCTGCTTGCCCTGGCTCTGACTGGCAGTTCGCTGAGCATCTTCTCTATACTTGGTATGATCATGCTGATAGGACTGGTCGCTAAAAACGCTATCCTGGTGGTGGACTTTACGAACCAACTTAAGGCGGCAGGCCTGGAAGTAAAGCAAGCACTTATAAAAGCTACGCAGGTGCGTATCCGCCCTATCCTTATGACTACTCTGGCTATGGCGATAGGTATGCTTCCTATTGCGCTGGCCTCAGGTGCGGGTGCGGAATGGAAGAACGGCCTCGCATGGGTGCTAATAGGGGGGCTTACCAGCTCGATGTTCCTTACGCTGATTGTGGTGCCTGTCATCTATTACCTTATGGACCGGGTACTGGCAACGTTCGGATGGGATAAGCAGACTGAAATAGTACTTGAGGAAACGCCTATGGAAGAGCTTAATACGGAGATAGAGGAAAGTCTGGCTCAGGCTCAGAAGCATCAGCCACGGCCTGAAGTTCATGCTGTTTAA
- a CDS encoding CPBP family intramembrane glutamic endopeptidase: MLTSALLLCFGCYGGTSGLLTEELIFRGAVLFILLRRIGKSNALLLSAAAFGVYHWFSFGLWGNVVPMVVIFTGTGLMGYALALAYYKTESVALPVGIHLGWNFTLNTVFSKGPLGTGVMISSTALPPNTLFSLIGLIGAPLLILAGVKVLLPQKVPVGR; the protein is encoded by the coding sequence ATGCTGACTTCAGCCTTACTTCTCTGCTTCGGATGCTATGGTGGGACTTCCGGTCTGCTTACTGAGGAGCTTATCTTCAGGGGGGCTGTGCTGTTTATTCTTTTAAGGAGAATCGGGAAAAGCAATGCATTGCTCCTTTCTGCGGCGGCATTCGGGGTATACCATTGGTTTAGCTTCGGCCTATGGGGCAATGTGGTTCCTATGGTGGTGATCTTTACCGGTACGGGCCTAATGGGCTATGCGCTGGCCTTAGCCTATTACAAAACGGAGTCTGTGGCGCTACCTGTGGGCATACACCTGGGCTGGAACTTTACTCTTAATACTGTCTTTTCCAAAGGCCCTCTGGGCACGGGGGTGATGATAAGCTCCACCGCATTACCTCCTAATACCTTGTTTTCGCTAATAGGTCTTATTGGTGCCCCCCTGCTTATATTGGCAGGGGTAAAGGTTTTGCTACCTCAAAAGGTACCTGTAGGGCGGTAA
- a CDS encoding GbsR/MarR family transcriptional regulator, with amino-acid sequence MSDAINLTEEQRTLVERLGVMHEKGGLQPAASRVLGLLLVAPETELSFDQIRETLNLSKSAASNAINFLLTTGKVDYVTRPGERKRYFKSKVAFWKENIREKFRGFGEAADLMEEALHTRPSTTPEFNRSLEEVIDFIRFLNDELPGLYAKWEQKRE; translated from the coding sequence ATGTCTGACGCAATAAACTTAACGGAAGAACAAAGAACACTGGTGGAACGCCTGGGGGTGATGCACGAGAAGGGTGGGCTACAGCCTGCGGCTTCACGGGTGCTGGGCCTGTTGCTGGTAGCTCCTGAGACTGAGCTTTCTTTCGATCAAATCAGGGAGACTCTGAACCTGAGTAAAAGTGCGGCCAGCAATGCCATTAACTTCCTGCTGACGACGGGTAAGGTGGATTATGTAACGCGGCCGGGTGAAAGAAAGCGCTACTTTAAAAGTAAGGTGGCTTTCTGGAAGGAGAATATCCGGGAGAAATTCCGTGGCTTTGGGGAGGCTGCTGACCTTATGGAGGAGGCTCTTCACACGCGGCCATCAACTACTCCTGAGTTTAACAGGAGCCTGGAGGAGGTTATCGACTTCATCCGTTTTCTGAATGATGAGCTCCCCGGCTTGTACGCTAAATGGGAGCAGAAAAGGGAGTAA
- a CDS encoding TolC family protein, which yields MKTLFETIYMKKLLIAFSIIAGTVCPLAGFAQVEGANGGGADSGTAKESDSLPLMQPTLTLKEALNYALENNTSMQKSLLDKKQAEYQINEVRGSGLPQVNGTGQLQHFPNLPTQLLPGEIIGQPGTQVPVQFGSAYTMSGGVQVTQLLYSQSFLTGLKAARSSRELYEMLRIQTEEEVIYQVAGAFYQTLEVQAQIEALESNLDKLEQVEGLMRIQYENDLVTKTDYNRLRVNKANLTTQLQSLKTVEEQSKNFLKLLAGYPMDTDITLEEGERLESVSLDKLQWEAVTPTSIRLLDKQTELNELNKKNIQAGYYPTLSAFGQQTWQAQRNEFNFFDGSHPWFQQTVIGLTLNVPIFDGLQRRSRVQQSRIDIEKLELDKLQAERANSAAYENARKQLMNSLSSVEVQEENRALAEEVLGQTQELYKEQVSSLNDLLDAETALREAQINYFREVLKFRKAELDLLKAQGQLTKLPNL from the coding sequence ATGAAAACTTTATTCGAAACTATATACATGAAGAAGCTATTAATTGCTTTCTCTATCATAGCCGGCACCGTCTGCCCGTTGGCGGGTTTTGCGCAGGTGGAAGGGGCTAATGGAGGAGGCGCTGATTCGGGTACGGCCAAGGAAAGCGACTCTCTGCCTCTTATGCAGCCTACTCTCACTCTGAAGGAGGCACTGAACTATGCCCTTGAGAATAATACGAGCATGCAAAAATCGCTGCTGGACAAGAAGCAGGCTGAGTACCAGATCAATGAGGTAAGGGGCAGCGGACTCCCCCAGGTAAATGGTACGGGGCAGTTGCAGCATTTTCCTAACCTTCCCACGCAGTTGCTACCGGGAGAGATCATCGGGCAGCCGGGGACGCAGGTGCCGGTGCAGTTTGGTAGTGCCTATACGATGAGCGGGGGGGTACAGGTGACGCAGTTGCTTTACAGCCAGTCTTTCCTTACGGGCCTGAAGGCTGCCAGGTCTTCCCGGGAGCTGTATGAAATGCTCCGCATACAGACTGAGGAAGAGGTAATATACCAGGTAGCAGGGGCCTTTTACCAGACGCTGGAGGTGCAGGCGCAGATAGAGGCTTTGGAGAGCAACCTGGACAAACTGGAGCAGGTGGAAGGGCTGATGAGGATCCAGTATGAGAATGACCTGGTAACTAAAACGGACTATAACAGGCTCAGGGTGAATAAAGCGAACCTTACTACGCAGTTGCAATCACTGAAAACAGTAGAAGAACAGTCTAAAAACTTTCTGAAACTCCTTGCGGGCTACCCTATGGATACTGACATCACGCTTGAAGAGGGTGAAAGGCTGGAATCTGTCTCACTGGATAAATTGCAGTGGGAAGCTGTGACGCCTACTTCGATCAGGTTACTGGATAAGCAGACGGAATTGAATGAACTGAATAAGAAGAATATACAGGCTGGCTACTACCCTACCCTATCGGCTTTTGGGCAGCAGACGTGGCAGGCGCAGCGGAATGAGTTTAACTTCTTTGATGGCAGCCACCCGTGGTTTCAGCAGACGGTGATAGGGCTCACGCTGAATGTGCCGATCTTTGATGGCCTGCAAAGGCGAAGCCGGGTACAGCAGTCCAGAATAGATATAGAGAAGCTGGAGCTGGATAAGCTGCAGGCAGAAAGGGCTAATAGTGCAGCCTATGAAAACGCCCGCAAACAACTGATGAACAGCCTCAGCTCTGTGGAAGTGCAGGAGGAAAACCGGGCTCTGGCTGAGGAGGTACTGGGACAAACCCAGGAACTGTATAAGGAACAGGTAAGCAGCCTGAATGATCTCCTGGATGCGGAAACGGCACTGCGTGAAGCACAGATCAACTACTTCCGCGAGGTGCTGAAATTCAGAAAAGCAGAACTGGACCTGCTCAAAGCCCAGGGTCAATTAACGAAACTCCCCAACTTATAA
- a CDS encoding DEAD/DEAH box helicase family protein, with the protein MANQRLNQDPEQIARDKIDRMLIDAGWAVQSKNEFDRFAGLGVALREYQTPNGTADYVLWVDGDPVGIIEAKREEEGVRLSTVEEQSGEYASQGIKHYEGQAMRFIYESTGVLTRFRDMGDPRPRSREVFSFHRPDTMKRQLQVGNSLRANMQLLPPLHPEGLRHCQFEAITNLEQSLKEDKPRALIQMATGAGKTFTAITAIYRLLKFAKARRVLFLVDTRNLGEQAEQEFARFMPTDDNRTFTELYSMQRLRSSAIPQGTQVVISTIQRLYSMLTGKEIAEEADEATPAETGTKQTVVYNPRVPVEFFDAIVIDECHRSIYNDWRQVLDYFDAYQVGLTATPDNRTYAYFNENVVSDYTYEQAVIDGVNVDYEEYLIRTAITTGGAAIEAGEKVYKREKLTRKQRWEQLDEDENYSGRDLDKKVVNKSQIRHVLRTFRHALPTLFPDRQSQVPKTLIFAKSDSHAEDIIELVREEFGEGNEFCKKVTYRSQEDPKTVLSAFRNEYYPRIAVTVDMIATGTDIKPLECLLFMRDVRSRTYFEQMKGRGTRTLSFDDLRKVSDKATTAKTHFVIVDAVGVLESHKTDSRQLNVQKGLSLKQVLEQVMVGKTGDELYSTAVSRLSRLDKQMTSEDHKGFIEVTGGVSLQELMNRLKDATDPDTIAQKAEEDYRAQGGQGTVPPAMEDQARRELEKQVGRIVTGSTVDYLVKVKQLIEQTIDTVNLDKVLYVGHRQDEGARSKRLTQDFRAYIEQNRDEITALKVLYSMPRRRQSLRADLVEELFNRLKADRPDLMPTRVYDAWARLENTRNTSRPFNDLTALVSLVRHIVGLDASLTPYGDLVRKKFKEWIFKQNAGATQFTPEQVEWLQMLRDHIATSFHVEMEDLDLHPFNDNGGLNRFYSLFGEQYTAILAELNEELVA; encoded by the coding sequence ATGGCTAACCAACGCCTTAACCAGGACCCTGAGCAGATAGCCCGTGATAAGATAGACAGGATGCTGATCGATGCAGGCTGGGCCGTACAGAGCAAAAACGAGTTTGACCGCTTTGCTGGATTAGGCGTGGCCCTGCGCGAGTACCAGACACCAAATGGTACCGCAGACTATGTGCTGTGGGTAGACGGTGATCCTGTCGGCATAATAGAGGCCAAGCGCGAGGAAGAAGGCGTAAGGCTGAGTACCGTAGAAGAGCAGAGCGGCGAGTATGCCAGCCAGGGCATAAAGCACTACGAGGGGCAGGCCATGCGTTTTATCTATGAAAGCACTGGTGTGCTTACCCGCTTTCGCGACATGGGCGACCCCAGGCCCCGTAGCCGCGAGGTGTTTTCCTTTCATAGACCGGACACTATGAAGCGGCAACTGCAGGTCGGTAACAGCCTGCGCGCCAATATGCAACTACTGCCCCCGCTGCACCCCGAGGGTCTGAGGCACTGCCAGTTTGAAGCCATTACCAACCTGGAGCAGAGCCTCAAAGAAGATAAGCCCCGCGCCCTGATCCAGATGGCCACCGGGGCAGGCAAGACCTTTACCGCCATTACCGCCATATACCGCCTGCTCAAGTTTGCCAAAGCCCGGCGCGTACTCTTTTTAGTAGATACCCGCAACCTCGGCGAGCAGGCCGAGCAGGAGTTTGCCCGCTTTATGCCTACCGACGATAACCGCACCTTTACCGAACTGTACAGCATGCAGCGGCTGCGCAGTAGTGCCATACCCCAGGGCACCCAGGTCGTCATAAGCACCATACAGCGCCTGTACAGCATGCTTACCGGTAAGGAAATAGCCGAGGAGGCCGATGAGGCCACCCCTGCCGAAACCGGCACAAAGCAGACCGTGGTGTACAACCCCCGCGTGCCCGTGGAGTTTTTTGATGCCATAGTGATAGACGAGTGCCACCGCAGCATATACAATGACTGGCGACAGGTGCTCGACTACTTTGATGCCTACCAGGTAGGCCTTACCGCCACGCCCGACAACCGTACCTATGCCTACTTTAATGAAAATGTGGTAAGCGACTACACCTATGAGCAGGCCGTAATAGACGGCGTAAACGTAGACTATGAAGAGTACCTGATCCGCACCGCTATTACCACCGGAGGGGCCGCAATAGAAGCCGGTGAAAAGGTGTATAAGCGCGAAAAACTGACCCGCAAACAGCGCTGGGAGCAACTGGATGAAGACGAAAACTACAGTGGCCGGGACCTGGACAAAAAGGTCGTAAACAAAAGCCAGATACGGCACGTACTGCGCACCTTTCGCCATGCCCTGCCCACACTATTTCCCGACCGGCAGAGCCAGGTACCCAAAACCCTCATCTTTGCCAAAAGCGACAGCCATGCCGAAGACATCATTGAACTCGTACGCGAAGAGTTTGGCGAGGGCAACGAATTTTGTAAAAAGGTCACCTACCGCAGCCAGGAAGACCCCAAGACCGTACTGAGCGCCTTCCGTAATGAGTACTACCCCCGCATAGCCGTAACGGTAGACATGATCGCCACGGGCACAGACATAAAGCCCCTCGAATGCCTCCTCTTCATGCGCGATGTGCGCAGCCGTACCTACTTTGAGCAGATGAAGGGCCGCGGTACCCGTACCCTGAGCTTTGACGACCTGCGCAAAGTAAGCGATAAGGCTACCACCGCCAAAACCCACTTTGTGATAGTAGATGCCGTCGGCGTACTGGAAAGCCACAAGACCGACAGCCGCCAGCTCAACGTACAAAAAGGCCTCAGCCTGAAGCAGGTGCTGGAGCAGGTGATGGTCGGCAAAACCGGCGACGAACTCTACAGCACCGCCGTAAGCCGCCTCAGCCGTCTGGATAAGCAAATGACCAGTGAAGACCACAAGGGATTTATTGAAGTTACCGGAGGCGTGAGCCTGCAGGAGCTTATGAACCGCCTGAAGGATGCCACCGACCCCGACACCATAGCCCAAAAAGCAGAAGAAGACTACCGCGCACAGGGTGGCCAGGGCACCGTACCCCCCGCTATGGAAGACCAGGCCCGGCGAGAACTCGAAAAGCAAGTAGGCCGCATAGTGACCGGCTCCACAGTAGACTACCTCGTTAAAGTAAAGCAGCTAATAGAGCAAACCATAGATACCGTAAACCTTGATAAGGTACTATACGTCGGCCACCGGCAGGATGAAGGCGCCCGCAGCAAACGCCTCACGCAGGACTTCAGGGCGTATATAGAGCAAAATCGCGATGAAATAACCGCCCTTAAGGTCCTCTACAGCATGCCCCGGCGGCGGCAAAGCCTGCGCGCAGACCTGGTAGAAGAGCTGTTTAACCGCCTGAAGGCCGACAGGCCCGACCTGATGCCCACCCGCGTATACGATGCCTGGGCACGCCTCGAAAATACCCGCAACACCAGCCGCCCCTTCAATGACCTGACCGCCCTGGTAAGCCTGGTGCGCCATATCGTAGGCCTCGATGCCAGCCTCACACCCTACGGAGACCTGGTGCGCAAAAAATTCAAAGAATGGATATTTAAGCAAAATGCCGGGGCCACCCAGTTTACCCCTGAGCAGGTGGAGTGGCTGCAGATGCTGCGCGACCACATTGCCACCAGCTTTCATGTAGAGATGGAAGACCTGGATCTCCACCCTTTTAATGATAATGGTGGCCTCAACCGCTTTTATTCCTTGTTTGGTGAGCAATACACTGCTATTCTTGCAGAACTGAACGAAGAACTCGTGGCCTGA
- a CDS encoding efflux RND transporter periplasmic adaptor subunit gives MKKVLTIVAVIAVIGLVAFQLMRNKEEMAESAKLAERVSDFIPVQLGEVELKRPESVVQPLGTFEAITDLTILSQTSGVVTRMYHRKGETVKKGDLLAQVENGRLQAQVDAAKANYEKLKVDEERFEKLYEKEAVTKRQLEDVRIGLANANAQYEIARKQLADTYIRATTPGTINEDYFQQGSNITMNAKLYDIVDVSKLYLNVKVTANNIMNVQEGSGVTVTTDQHPGAEYRGKVTAVAAKADASMKYNVEILLDNDKEKPLKAGMFGKAEFPFRSADEGLYINRDALTGSIKDPTVFVVKDGKAQRKKIVVGEIFDSEVEVIKGLEQGDQVVVNGQINLKEGTKVKPVNAGNGGTTSPSKAE, from the coding sequence ATGAAAAAAGTACTTACAATCGTTGCTGTTATTGCTGTGATAGGGCTGGTAGCCTTCCAGCTTATGCGGAATAAGGAAGAAATGGCGGAAAGTGCGAAGCTGGCGGAAAGGGTCAGTGACTTTATCCCTGTGCAACTGGGAGAGGTGGAGCTAAAAAGGCCTGAATCTGTGGTGCAGCCACTGGGCACCTTTGAGGCTATTACGGACCTGACGATCCTCTCACAGACGAGCGGGGTGGTGACGAGGATGTACCACCGTAAAGGTGAAACTGTAAAGAAGGGTGATCTGCTGGCACAGGTGGAAAACGGCAGGCTGCAGGCTCAGGTAGATGCTGCCAAAGCGAACTATGAGAAGCTGAAGGTGGATGAAGAACGCTTTGAGAAACTCTACGAAAAAGAGGCTGTCACCAAGCGCCAGCTTGAGGATGTGCGCATAGGCCTGGCGAACGCTAACGCACAGTACGAAATCGCCCGCAAACAACTGGCTGATACGTACATCAGGGCGACTACGCCGGGCACAATCAATGAGGACTACTTTCAGCAGGGCTCTAACATTACTATGAATGCAAAACTGTATGACATAGTGGATGTGAGCAAGCTCTACCTTAATGTGAAGGTGACCGCTAATAATATTATGAATGTGCAGGAGGGCAGCGGGGTAACGGTGACGACGGACCAGCACCCGGGGGCGGAATACAGGGGTAAAGTAACTGCTGTAGCTGCCAAAGCGGATGCCAGCATGAAGTATAATGTGGAAATACTGCTGGATAACGATAAGGAGAAACCGCTTAAAGCTGGCATGTTCGGCAAGGCTGAGTTTCCCTTTAGGAGTGCGGATGAAGGGCTGTATATCAACCGTGACGCCCTTACCGGCAGCATAAAGGACCCTACGGTATTTGTGGTGAAGGACGGAAAAGCGCAACGGAAAAAGATAGTGGTAGGGGAAATTTTTGACAGTGAAGTGGAAGTGATAAAGGGCCTTGAGCAGGGGGACCAGGTAGTGGTAAACGGCCAGATCAACCTGAAGGAGGGCACGAAAGTGAAGCCTGTAAACGCTGGCAACGGGGGGACTACCTCTCCTTCGAAAGCTGAATAA